AAATGCCATTTGGTCTGATGGCAAATGAACTGTGAGTATGAAGTGTGAGGAGATAAAGTAGCATGGACAAGAAATGGTTCTCTCTGCTTTCCTGAAGACTCTCCCTCCAAAGGCGCCATCGTACTGTCTCCAGCATCACGCGCTTGACCAAGGAAAATGGCCACTCATGCTGCTCATGTTTGTGAGAAGTTTTGATCCAATGTCCGCTGTTGTTGACGCTCCATTAAAATTTGTCTCAGAACTCggtttcagtgttttctctgctttcccAAACTTTCTGAGAGGCTGTGAAAGATATTTGTTGAAACATTGAAATGTCGGATTAAGATTGGATGTTTTTGAAGTAAACATGATCTTTTTTACTCAATCTAGGTGCAGAAGAAAAGTATTGGTAATATCTTCACTTGTACTTACCTAGTGTAGGTTGCAATACACTTTTGAAAAGATAAACCAGCAAGAGCAActaaagtcattaaaaaatacCTCATCAATAAATCAGTAAATCCAGAATAAGTGAAATACTCAATGGTACAATGGTCAATGAAAAGTTTCTAGAATGTTTCCTCTTATCTATGGTTTCCTATGGCACAAAAACACTGGGAAAAGAATAAGCTGATGTTTGTCTTCTCGTTTCACAAGGATCCATTTATTGCAGACCCAAGTGTCCTAGAGGGAATATTGACAAAGCAGAGATCACCAaccaaaaaacactgaatcaatCATAGGACGAAtaagttattttatttctataaatagattaaaaacacaattttacaaTGATTTACTTTTGACACAACATGAACGTACAGCCTCAGATCAGATCACACACAACCTTCATGAGAACTTAGAAGCCACTGTATAATTACAAAGGCTGTAAATGTGAGTCTGCACTTCAACAGTGTAAATGTAACATGATCTCCAtgcccacacacagacacaggaggaaTCATTAAAAGGTCCAACCTGTACATTTTTGACCATGTATGCAGTATTCGAGCTAAATTTACACACATTATTAAACTGTTTACCTTAATGATTAGTATTAGTGTTTGTAATCCCATCATAATTGAAAATGAGGGCCTCTTTTACAAATGtgtaaacacagctgatgtAAAACCTTGACCAGCATCATAAAACAATGACTTAGTTTTTGGCTACTGTTCTTCAGTATCAAAggacctgtcaatcaaatcagTGTAAGAGTGACGGCAGGTTTCAGTCATATGTTCTGGAGTTTGGTTGTCTCTTGACATTGATTACCCTTGAATCAATTAAACACTGAACATGAGAATAGAATATTTTGAATGAATCAATGCCTGAAATGATCATGTAGAGTGTTAGGTAGAATGTAGCTCGGTGTAACTGAATGACAAGATCAGCTTTTTGATTGTGAGAGCTGCTGAACAAAAATGAAGTGCACTTACACATAAATCCTGGAACTGACTAGAATCCACTGACAGTTTATGAAGAAAGAGTTTTATCAGGTGAACTGTTTAATATCAGTGTTGTTCAAAACTTCCAATATTGGCCACATTGTTCACGGTCACATTTACCATAAATCATCTTAATGTGAGAATGATTCTGCAAAACATTAAGTctatacattattattactcatgatttaaagcagcattatcacaaaaacacatgtacaaGCCCAGCTCGTACATACAGTAATTATTTGCTCACTTCTAAGAAATGTAGTATCAGCTCCGTTTCATTTGGCGACGATGACGATGTGGCTGTGACCTACAAATAAATGAGTGAGAAGACATTTTCCCTGTGTCCCAGTTACCAAAACTGAAACTCTTGATAGGAGGTAAATATTTCTCCACTGTCAATGAAAACCCTGGAATGTTACGATGTTTTCTGGGATGAACTAGAGGTACATCACTAAAAGCTGCCTCACAGTGTGCTCCACCAGTCACTGAAAATAACATCAATATGACATTGGACATGCATATGTAGcatgaagatgttttctcaCACTGTATAGCGTATAGCACGGTTATTCATGATGTCAGTGACAGTAGTGAGGGTTTTCTATCTGTGCTGCCAGACACTGGAGCTTCCCGTCCTGGTCGGTTCACTCAGGAGCGTCCCCCGTCTGTCCGTGTGCGCCGGTCGGTCCGGCGGTAAGAGGATGTAGTGTGTGGCACTGGCCTGTCTGCCGTCCTTCAGAATGGGAACAATGCAGGGAGAAAAGTGAGCTGCAGGTGCCGACCTCTCACTGTGCTGTCTCTGTAATGCCTTACTCACATATTTTGGGTTAGCAGCAAAACTCTGTGTGGCAGGCATCACGCCGTTGATATAAATTGGAAGGCTTTTGGGGCTCGGGGTACGTGGTGGGCAGGGCGGGACTAAAGGGACCCTTGGAGGAATTCTGGGAGGCTTGTCTTCCTCGTTTGTGCTCACAGTCTGTGAGAGAGCCTGAGGTTTTCGTGGGATGGGGATACGAGGAGGGATTTGAGGCTTGTCGGTGGGGCAGGTTGTGGTGCTGCTGTGTGGCTGGAAAGCAGGGCCTGAGAAGGAATAACGAAATCTAGATGCCTGGTGTAGGTCTGGCTGTTTGCTACACAAAGGATCCCCAGCTGCTGAGGCCACATGTTGGTGGTCTTCTCTGTGGAGACCAGGTGCCCAGTTGCTGGCTCCAAACCCACCTCCTCTACCTGTGGGTCTGTCCTCTCTGCCTGGCCAGGAGAAAGCCATACAGCCAATCTCAGAACTGCCGGCCTGCAGTGAGCTCTCCTGGTAGGCGTGATTAACTTGGCCACAGTCTCTGTTACTGCCCCTGGACACGGCCTTGGGGCAACTTTTGGGCAAAAGGCGCCGTCGGTCACTGGTAAAAAACTCCACCTCATTATCAGCAGCTTCATCCGACATGAGCTCCTCAGGGTCAGGCAGAGGCGGCAGGGGTTTGGCCTCTTTCTGGAGGCCCCCAAATACTGTCCGTCTCTGGGAAGAAGGGACCACCTGGTCTCCCTCATGGAGCCGCAGTATGTTATTAGATGTTAGGCGATAAGTATCAGAGTAGAAAGGAGACTGGAGGAGGGAAATATTGGCTGTGAAAGGGAAAAAGAATCATGCATTAAACCAGTGTCCTCATGGCATCCTaaactgtactgtacatcaaGAAACCCCTGCTCTGGTATAAAAGGTTTTCCTATCACTGTTGTTTCCTTCAGAGTGGAAACAACTCTCAGAGGAAGAAACATGGAAAACAACttgcaataagaaaaaaactcttAACTAGAGTGTAGTGATAGTGTAGGAGGGAAAAATACCACGGGGAGTGGGCTGCCCACTCtccttagaaaaaaaaaaagatgaagatatCTTACAGGAAACAAGAGTAAAAACATGTCGAAAACAACTGCTTAACCTATCACCCTCTTCGTCAAACATCAGCCACAACACCCTGATTAACACAGGAATCATCATTATCTGTGGGGCCGGCCACAATCTTAACGGAGCTTCCCATAACCTTCTCTGTGGAAACATCCGGCGTGCCCCTGACTGCAGGAACAGCTGGTGACCAAGCAGCGATAGCTTTCCCTGCTCCTTCACTCCGCTCCTCTCAGTCCAGTGATGACAAATTCACCTAACCCTGTCCTCACGCTGCTTTTACGCAAACAGGGGTTTAAACAAACTTAAGAATATGAATCTATTATACTGGAAAATTGATGTAAAATTGATATCAACATTAAGAAAATGAATGGTTTATATCACAAACATGTCTAGCACACTTTGAAGTGTTGCACAATTCAAAATACACAACTGCTGTGAAATCTTATCAATGTGTCTTTATTGGTTTTGTTTCTTGGCTTACTTTAAAACCTGTTTCTGCAATTATCAATAATTACAGCTAAAAATGATTATAATGTATCTAAGACGTATTAACTCAAATTCACAATGTATTTAAACTATCATACGTGCCATATGTATCCATGTTAGTTGTAAAGAGTTTTCAATTAGTAATCTGTGGCAAAATTATTGTATAAtaattttatatgtaaaagtaTCATGTAAAGGACTCACAGTTAAATTCCTTGGCCATTTGCTGCTGTTGAAGCTCCGTCAGGTTGTGTTCCATATCAGCACTCAGGCCAAAGCACACTCTGCAAAGCAGGACAGGTTGAGAAATACATACAgagctgtgcatgtgtgtaaatcattCCTGCACATAATCTGTAGTAAGTCATTGTACAACAGAATATATGTTCTGTTCATCTTTATGTATTGACACAATGCAGACATCTTCTCTGAGGCATATTCATCAGGTATGTTTGCTCCTTATTTACCTAATAttgccattttgtttcatattatttAGCTATATTTCTCATTACTATTGTTAATACTATCTACTCTATCTATGTAACATCTAGTAAAAGTCTaacttttccctttttccccagttacacactttttttttgtctcttatCTGATGTCAGTGGTCTAAGGATGGAGGGCCTTGTGTAATGTACAGATTCTAAAGTCAAAATTGTGACTTTGGgcttttttaataaaattgaCTTTATCAAAGAATATGATGAATTCTCATCACAGGCACATTAAAGCATTGTCTCGGGAGTAATTTAAAGTGAGATGTCAGATGGCTTAAAATGCAGGCAGGTCTTCATCCTGTAAATCATCTCAAAGATTCGTTTTTGGATGTGTGAGGTGCTGAACTTGTTAAATCTTATTATTGTTTGTCTCTATACACATCAAACATAgcaaaaataatatgaaaatgcaACATCGGAATCATTCCTGATATTATATGATGAGGGTAAAAGTAATgataaactataaaataaagtCTTGCAATTCTtgttttcagtcagtgtcagtgtcagaacGGTGTCTGCGTACCTGTTCAGGTCATGCTGTCCCCAGTCGTTACTGTGACTCCTGGCCATGTTGTGGCAGAAAGGCGCTTGTGTTCTTAAGAATCATGAAGGTTGTGTTTGGTAGAGCTCCAGCACACGTCTGCTGCTTCAGACCCATCACAGCTTCATTCTGGCCAGTGGTAAACTGTaatagagaaacagaaaatcttttCCTGAGCAACAGCAGAACCTGGACATTCACGCCTGGACGTTACTGCAGTGTCACAATTAAGCTTTAAACACTAAAACATGACTCCTCCATATTTGGCTGTTGCATTAGAGCACTCCCTCCATTTTTTTTGGTCATACCTCCATCAATGTAAAATGCTCATAAACATCTGGAAGTCAACCCAGCTGCATACTCCTGTCCTACCaggcaggtcaaaggtcaggacaAATACTTAAGAGGcgtgaaacacaaacatatatcaCCTGTAGATTAAATAATTGATCATTAAAAACTTATATTCTACTCTGTCCTGTTACTCTCTCACTCTGAAAAAGGCTGGAATGCCCTGAAACATAACCGagcaaagaaaaagctttttgtgAAAGATCATCTTCACTTTGTCTTGACTATTTGTTAGGAACAGTAAGTAATAACTTAGATTCCTGAAGCACGGCGCTGTTTTAGTTGAGCCTCAACAAAAGCCCAGTAAATGACTTCAGTCTGCTCTGGCAGCTGCCTGTGTCTGTACCTCTTTGTGGTTCCAGCTTAAAGCCATTTGTCTGATGAGCAGGCTATTACACAACCTCTGGGTCAGAAGTGGGAGGGCAGCACTCTtcatcctccttcctccctgtgACCATGAAACCCTGCAGTATCCGCCCTCACAACAGGGACTAATTGTGCCGCATTCCTGTGATGCTGAATGACATACTCCAGCACgctgacacacgcacacttcACGGAAAAGCTGGTTTGATTCATATTTGGCTGTGGCTCctaatatattttgatttactcatttatttcttgaaaaaaaaaaaaaaaaaaggacatttaaacacatcacaCTGCAACTAATAAAAGAaatcttataataataataataataataataataataataataataataataataataataataataatgttgcgTTCTGTTTAAATAGCTAATATGTAAAATAAGGACATGTCAAGCCAAAGAAGGAAATACCACGATTTTAATATTAACTAATATGATGgctgcttcctgtctcctgATATGACATGGATTCCTACTAAAATGGACACGTATTCTGGATCAGGTGAAGgtcattctgtttttatgtgaagGGCATCTTGGGTTAAACATACTATCTGACAACTGAAGGGGTTTAAAACCGACTGAAGCTCGTGTCAGCAGGATTCTTACTTCGTAAATTACCCACAATACTGTGCCTCCCACAGCTACAATACATACGATACAGATACAAACAGACACTTACTGCCCTTACCAACGGTAAAAAGatacatttcacaataaaatgtgcGCACTAAACTAAAGTTACTGTACACTCTatattccacacacacacacacacacacacacacacacacacacacacacacaccactgataGGTCTACAGTCGATGTGGGAAGCAAACAATGTGGAGCATGaataatgcaacaaaaaaaccccactacaaacaaaacagtgaccCATGCATCTATTTGAATATTCATGTTCTCCTTAAAACAACCGAATGTGGCGTCATTTCCACCAGTGAACCTCGGAGATGGAAGACGCTGAACAATTATGAATTCTACCGGCAATTACATAGTGTCCATGAATGGAGCCACTCTCAGGCATGAATGGGCCTTTGTGTCACTTTGGTGCACAGTGAAACAAGCCTGAAAATCCAAGTGAACTCTCCCATGAGGTTGAGACTGAAGATACGCCATGGAGACGAGCAGACATGGCCAAGGTATGAGCCGGTGCCACAAATCCCCTGCATGAATGGGCACTGTTGGAAGGACAACCAGGGGGCCAGaagaagctgtttgtttgtctcatgCAGAAGCCTTGATGTGTTGTCCTTGGCTGTCCCCACCTCTCTGCTTTCAGGCAACAGGCCATTCACTGACTGGACCTTTATACATGATCTGTGTTTTACTTCACCTGATTACAACTACTTGCTGTAAACTCTACACTCACAGCATTCTGTACAGAAATCTTACCAAGTGCTTTTTACGTAAATATTTTCACCACAACATTAATAGGTCACAGTACTGGAGAGAAATGCAGTGGTATGTGacttaaaagatgaaaagaatcACCTGAATAGACCACTGTGAATGCTGTAATTAAAGGAAAGATGTGACAAAGCCTTAGACATACAGTGTACTCTACATGTATTGGTTTTGAACATGTCAGGCGTGTGAGGCCTGTGCTGTCGGTGTGACAGGGCCAAGCTGTTCACTTCACCACATAATGAGAATATTTTTCTacaacatatatttatatttttaatctttGAATTTTTCTACAACATATATTTTTCTAGTTCTTCTTTTTACTCTATTTAAATTCTAATCATCAGTATGCCACGCTACATTTCACTACATAGTTTGGAGTGGATGCCTTTGAATCTGACACGTTGAATCCTGAATTAAATCCTTCTGACTGTGAGACTGATGCTGGTAAATCATTGGTCTCTGGGAACGGCTCATTTCATTTATGAACTACATAGTTTACTCAATGATGGTAATGCAGTTTGTTATGGTATGAATCATTTAAACTCTGTTAAGATTAATAAGACCCCTATTTGAAGTTGGttcagtatgtgtttgtggtaGAAAAAGCCAGCAGgtctatagatagatagatagatagatagatagatagatagatagatagatagatagatagatagatagatagatagatagatacacaaacaccacacaccaACTACACTTTTTGCCACTGACTGAATCCCTCTTTGGCGCCCACTAGCGGTTCACTGGGGACAGGCCGCGCGCTCCCAGAGCCATCCCGCCTCGATGGGCTCTCTGGGTGGACATCACTCAGCGGCTCGCGGAGCAGTGTCTCCCGCTGCTCACAGGCTAATGAACCAGATGGACAAACTTTATCTGTCACCAAACGGCTCAACTACATGTTCTTTTCACAGAAACAACACCGGTACTGTATTTTTCACCAACGACCAGCGACGGTTGTTTTTTACATTCAACTGTAAAGTTCCTTTAGAGACAGAACATCAGCCAATGTTGCTCTCTGAATGTCATTTTAAACCAGAGCTCCCCCGGTCACTTCACATACAAACACCACTCCTGCGCGTTCAGGTGAAGTGGGTTAAAACAGTTTACATGGATTCACAGAATGAATTTCATGGCTGTATGGAAGGAAGTCTTaccatgaaaacacagacagcgtC
The genomic region above belongs to Seriola aureovittata isolate HTS-2021-v1 ecotype China chromosome 9, ASM2101889v1, whole genome shotgun sequence and contains:
- the LOC130175572 gene encoding ERBB receptor feedback inhibitor 1, coding for MARSHSNDWGQHDLNRVCFGLSADMEHNLTELQQQQMAKEFNSNISLLQSPFYSDTYRLTSNNILRLHEGDQVVPSSQRRTVFGGLQKEAKPLPPLPDPEELMSDEAADNEVEFFTSDRRRLLPKSCPKAVSRGSNRDCGQVNHAYQESSLQAGSSEIGCMAFSWPGREDRPTGRGGGFGASNWAPGLHREDHQHVASAAGDPLCSKQPDLHQASRFRYSFSGPAFQPHSSTTTCPTDKPQIPPRIPIPRKPQALSQTVSTNEEDKPPRIPPRVPLVPPCPPRTPSPKSLPIYINGVMPATQSFAANPKYVSKALQRQHSERSAPAAHFSPCIVPILKDGRQASATHYILLPPDRPAHTDRRGTLLSEPTRTGSSSVWQHR